TGTTGATATGAAGTCCATGGCCACATGAATATACCTGAACATTTCACCTGTATGTGATTGGTGAATGCCACTCCAAACCCATGGTCAGTTCCACGCTGCTCCATCAGCCTCCACCCTGCTGGGACTCCTTTAACAAACAGCTGTTACAGATTCACGGCtccctgcagccacagcagcaccagTGAGGTCAGAACTGGTATTTGGGGTGAGGGTCTGGTGCCTATTCATCCCAGTGGTCTCGAGGTTGAAGTCAGgcctctgtgcaggccagtcaggCTCATCTGCATCAGTCTGGAAACCATTTCTTTATAGATCCTGGATTGTGCAAAGGGCAGTCGTGTTCAAACAGGAAAGGACCCTCCCAAACTGTTGAAAGTTGGAAGCACAGTCTGGCCTAAAATGCCTCTTTATGTAGGGACCTGGGGGATGTAGCTTAAACTACAAAAATCAGCCCCATCCACTGTTCCATTTCATCTAACTTTACAGCTGTCACTGAGCTTTCAGCCGCATGGGAATCTGCTGACATCTGCCAAACACAAACCCTCCATCAGACTGTCGTATAGTTCATCACTCCAGACACGACGATTTCAGTCCAGTGGTTGTGTTTTATACCACTACATCAGACACTGAGCACTGCGCATTGTGATCTCATGCTGATAAgaccttcttcttttcttctgtaCAGACGCAAAGGACCACAATCATGACGGACTCCAAATAtttcacaacaaacaaaaaaggtgaggaagacaggaagtgatgaactGTTACACTGTGCGGTTATCTGCCTCATGAAGAAGTGAATTAACCCTTAAACATTCGCTTCAAGTAGCTTTAAGGTTTGAAAAATCCTCTTATTTCACGCTGACAGTATATTGAAACTGTGATTTTTCTTACAGGGGAGATCTTTgaactgaaggcagagctgaacaatgagaagaaggagaagagaaaagaggcagTGAAGAAGGTCATCGCTGCCATGACTGTCGGCAAGGATGTCAGGTACACCAGAAAATTTAACCTCTCAAATAAACCAAACCATTCTATAAAATATTAACCGACGGTGGTGCGTCTGGTAGAGGAGGGTGATACTGTCCTAAAATCATATCACAGTATTTCATACGAATATCTGAGATAATCGTATTCTTGATGATGTGACAAAATACAGAGTTAttgatgattgttggaacagtgttaagatgaaccaagaaggttttggtgagtcttatgtagttttttttccacatttgaatgaagtgtaAAAAGTATCAGTAATACATCTTCAAATGGTTTGAACCTATATATTTGATATACatattttgaatatttgaaCCTTATTGTTGTCTAGTTTTGACAGCCCTCGCACACGTTGGTCTTAAGGGTGATTTGGTTCTCACATTGATCTCATTGTTAAGTCTGACCAAGTCTCCCTGTTCGCTTTCAGTTCGTTATTCCCAGATGTGGTGAACTGCATGCAGACCGACAACCTGGAGCTGAAGAAGCTGGTCTACCTCTACCTGATGAACTACGCCAAGAGTCAGCCTGACATGGCCATCATGGCCGTCAACAGCTTTGTCAAGGTAAGGCCCTAAATGAACTTTTCACCTGTGTTTAATGCTGCCCAACTGTAACTACATCTACACTCAGGAGAtaaatctaaaaacaaaattgTTGTTATGTAATCTTTTCTCAACATATATGCTGATTGTCTTTCCCTCCAGGACTGTGAGGACCCCAACCCCCTGATCCGGGCTCTGGCTGTCCGCACCATGGGCTGCATCCGGGTGGACAAGATCACCGAGTACCTGTGTGAGCCACTGAGGAAGTGCCTGAAGGATGAAGACCCGTATGTGAGGAAGACGGCGGCTGTTTGCGTGGCTAAACTTCATGACATCAATGCTCAGATGGTGGAGGACCAGGGCTTCCTGGATTCTCTGAGAGATCTCATTGCTGATTCAAATCCCATGGTGGGTGTCAGGTCTTTTCGATTTCATGCCGCGACATAATGGAAATGGTTTGATTCAAAGTTTGACAAACCTCCATCCTTCAGGTTGTGGCCAATGCAGTCGCTGCCCTGTCTGAGATCAGTGAGTCGCACCCCAACAGCAACCTGCTGGACCTCAATCCCCAGaacatcaacaagctgctgaCAGCCCTCAATGAGTGCACAGAGTGGGGGCAGATCTTCATCCTGGACTGCTTGTCCAACTACAACCCCAAGGACGAGCGCGAGGCCCAAAGGTAGCAATCGGCCACTACACATTCCATTCATTGGTTCGATTAGTTTTTAGGGATTTTATGACATTAGCTAGAGCCAGTAGAGAGACCTGGCCTCCTGAGCTGGACTTGAACCAGCGACGTTGCAGTTCTCACTTTTGTAGTTTAGCTAGTTAATTTGTGATGCTAAAGAAGAATGCTAACAGCTTAAACATGTAAGAGCAGACACAAGCCCAACGCAGTCACTCCACCGCCGtccttttttaaatgaatgatcCTCGTACTTAGTGTTAACGTCCCTCACTGACTCTCACCTTTATCTCCGTCACTTTCGAAGCATCTGTGAGCGCGTCACTCCCCGGCTGTCTCACGCCAACTCGGCTGTGGTGCTGTCAGCCGTCAAGGTGCTGATGAAGTTCTTGGAGCTGCTGCCCAAGGACTCCGACTACTACAACACCTTGCTGAAGAAGTTATCCCCACCGCTCGTCACCTTACTCTCTGGAGAGCCTGAGGTCCAGTATGTGGCTCTGAGGAACATCAACCTCATTGTTCAGAAAAGGTGCGTGATCAGAAACAGCAGGAGGTTGGATTGACTCCCTCACTGCAGTACAACCCATAATATTACACACtctcaaaacaaaacactcttACTCTTACTCTTAAGAgtgaatgtgtaaatgtataGTCCTCCAATAGAACTTCctctttttcaaatgtaattgtGACATAAAAACCACTGTCACATATTTGATGCATTCGCCTTCTTGAACTCAACCACTCATGACTTCTTCTGTGAGTCTTTTGGATCAGGTCTTCCTGCTGTCTGATGTGTAATGTGTTGCTCGTGTTCAGGCCTGAGATCCTGAAGCAGGAGATCAAAGTGTTCTTTGTGAAGTACAATGACCCAATCTACGTGAAACTGGAGAAACTGGACATCATGATCCGCCTGGCCTCTCAGGCCAACATTGCCCAGGTACCGAATATGATATATGAATATAAAGTTGGgttcagtgtatgtgtgtggtgttgtgtacacagacagtcagtcagtgtaagtcagtgctgctctgtcctTCCAGGTGTTGGCTGAGCTGAAGGAATACGCCACAGAGGTGGATGTTGACTTTGTGCGTAAGGCTGTGCGAGCCATCGGACGCTGCGCCATCAAGGTGGAGGTAAGAAATGCTCTCGTCACTGATCTCTGCACTGATGGCTCCTCGTGCGCATCGCAGCACGAGTATCTGAGTTCACTTCAGACTTGTCAGCAGAGCATCTTCACAGCAACTATGACAGCAGAGGCGACCACTGAATTTAACTCCACAGAGAAAGATTAAAACTAAAAGTCTTGATTCAGTGACGAATTCTTGAAGTGTCTCCTTGGTGCCGATAGCCTTGCCCGTCTCATCCCTGTGTGGTTACTGAACAGTTGATTCTACCTTTCAATTTAAAGTCTTCTGTATGTGGAAaaaccactgaaaacaaagtgatgGTGACACGGTGCCTCTGCCTGTTCCTCTCCAGCAATCAGCTGAGCGCTGTGTCAGCACCCTGCTGGACCTGATCCAGACCAAGGTCAACTACGTGGTGCAGGAGGCTATTGTGGTCATCAGGGACATCTTCCGCAAGTACCCCAACAAGTATGTTTCCCTCTGAACCCGAGAACAGCTCAGCACATTATGATTAACTAACCGCTCTAACATGCTCTCGTGCTGGATAACTCGTCAATCTGTCACGTCACAAGTTCCACTCTGACCAATGAGATCCTGGTATTCTTCAGGTATGAAAGCATTATCGCCACACTGTGCGAGAATCTGGACTCTCTGGATGAGCCTGACGCCCGTGCTGCCATGATCTGGATTGTTGGCGAATACGCCGAGAGGATCGACAACGCCGACGAGCTGCTGGAGAGCTTCCTGGAGGGCTTCCATGATGAGAGCACCCAGGTGGGTCCATCAGAAAAAGCACACAGCTGGTTTTTACCTGCCAACAGGGCAGCCATAACAGCTTGGTTCCATACTTTGCCTGTTTCCACCTCCCACAGCAAGGATGAAGAATGTGAGGCTTTGTACTCTGAAGGTGTACTAATATAACTGTgtgctttgattgacaggtccAGCTCACTCTGCTGACGGCCATTGTCAAGCTGTTCCTCAAGAAGCCGTCAGAGACTCAGGAGCTGGTGCAGCAGGTCCTCAGTCTGGCCACGCAGGTGAGTGGCTGCTTTTACTTCGAAGACATTCGGCAGCTCGTCTGTGGTGGTCCTCCACATCTAATTCCTACACTGAATCAAtgcaacaggaaacaaagaaatataATTGTGAGTGTGTTCTCTCGTGTTGCTCTGCAGGACTCTGACAACCCCGACCTGCGCGACAGAGGCTACATCTACTGGCGCCTGTTGTCCACTGACCCCGTGACGGCCAAGGAGGTGGTGCTGTCAGAGAAGCCCCTGATCTCAGAGGAGACAGACCTGATCGAGCCCACCCTGCTGGACGAGCTCATCTGCCACATCGGCTCTCTGGCGTCGGTGTATCACAAACCTCCCAGCGCCTTTGTGGAGGGCAGCCATGGAATCCACCGGAAGCACCTTCCTGTGCAGCACAGCAGGTCAGACCCACACTTCAGCTCTTCTCTGTTTGATTAACTCACATGGCTACGACTGCCTTCGGCCACCTCGCCTCTCTTTGCACTGAAACATCCAAATATTTGTTTAAAGGAtataaaaacttcaaattaGCTTAAATGTATTTAACAGCTGTTTCCCTGCGATATCTCTGCTTGTACTGTGGGAAATCACTGAGTTATGGCAATGTTGGATTTTTATGATTTTGGTAGTTTTCCAGTTGATTTTTACTTCATCATTATGTGTCAGTGTCACCATTTGAAATTACATAAATGATGCTTTAATCCATATTGCCCACTCTTTCTAAGCATAGCCTGACTGAACTGCACTTGTTTAATAAGAAGTTTTTGTTCACACCAAATAGAACTTTGATCATGTGAAATGATTAGCGacagttttatatattttagTCCAAGCACAGTAACGTAGCTCGAGGTGACTAAATGATCCAGCGGACTCTGCTGTGACGAGCAGCTTCATCCTAAACGCAGGAAGTCTGAGCTTGAGTGTCGGCACATTTCTGTTGGTAACAGACTTTTTTGTTTCTTACTGTGCTCCTGCTTTCTCCTGTGACAGCATCGATACAGGTGAGAGCCCGGTGAGCGGCGGGCCGGCGGCCGCCATGGACCAGCCACATGTGATCCCCAGCCAGGGCGACCTGCTGGGCGACCTGCTGAACCTGGACCTGGGACCTCCAGTCAACGTGCCCCAGGTCTCCTCCATGCAGATGGGGGCGGTGGACCTTCTGGGAGGAGGCCTGGACAGTTTGGTgagcttgacacacacacattaatttGCTGTGGAGTGGAAAAGACCCGATCAGTCCAAACGAACCGCTGATCTGGACGATGGTTTGGCACAAAATCTCTAGAGCTGAAATTAAACACATCTatcatctgacacacacagcatttctaaatctccattttttaaaatcaaagtATAAATCTGTGacccatttttaaagattttttacatgttttatccCCCTACTAGGATTGTCCTGTTGGCTTTGGGGCTGATTATCAGCctggtttaaaaaaatctatgaTTCAGCATTTTGTCAAAAGTTCCTGTTTTCTCCAGAAGAAAGCTGAAATGTTGACttccttcctcttgttcttACTGTTGAATACAGAAATAACAACTGATCCTTTGGTATGAAGGGAAAGAACGCTTTTATCTTCTAAAAGTACAACAgtaaagatttttttctcaGGTTGTGATGCAAGTATATTTATAATTAATAAGTATCTGTTTAACgcaacataaaaatgacttTATATCTATTTGTGTATCACTTGCGGGTTTTGAAATGTCTTAAAGGTTCACTATGCAGGACACATTTACCATCACCAGGCGCGCTGGTGCAGAGGTATCTGCCAAGGTGTCTGTGTTTACCGTGCGTTAATGAGCCAATAACTATCTAATTAGCCGTCTTCAGTGTAGCTCGCTAAAAGGCAGAGCAGTAGACAACCTGTCATGACAGTAACTACAACGGCAAGTAATCTGTCGAGTTCCAGACAGCAGTCAACAAGCCGCAACATCAGTTAATTAGTCCTGACCTCAGCGGAGTGCTCTTATTGGCTGGAGGCTGCACACCCACTGCAGAATACACACTTTAGAAGTGAAGATTACTTCCTTTGAGTCTGTTCATTGTTTCTTTCCTGCATAGTGAACTTTTAATATGTAAACAAGTGTTTTATCCACATCGAGCGTCGGTAAgctttgctgtatttttcctcttttaatggtcacttttccacttttccaAGCCGCTGGAATAATCAGACTTCTcaataagattttaaagtcttattttaaCCATGTGGAGTTGCTGTTTTCCCAGATGGGCTGCGGTTGCTAAGGaagcctctgtctctgtctgtgttttgtgtgtttggtctgtctgtctgtctttgggggcctctcttctctcctgtaGCTGGGGGGAGACCTGGGCGGAGGTGTTGGGGGAAGTCCAGCAGTAAGTCAAGCCCCTCTGTTTGGCAGTCTGCATGCTGCATGCTCGCTCAATTTAACCCGCCGCGCTCTCAAACCAGCTTCTTCAGTTTTCGCCAAGTCTTTaaacctgtttctgtctctgtgcgcTCACATACTGTCAGCTAGAAGACCAGACGGGTGTTTGGCTTGTTTTAGCCCATTTTCTGGCCGGGAAAAGCTGGCACCACCAACTTCCAGCTGGATAATTTAACAGTTCTCCACAGTAGGTTTATGTTGTGGCTACCGGTTTTAAGCATTGTTTGCTTCCGTCAGCTTGGCATGGCTGATGGTCCTTAAGACTCCACTACCCATGCGGCTCCGTCATAGAGAGGTGAGAGGTGTGAATCAGAGCGGCAGCAAATTAAAAGTGCTTCATCAGTGCAGTCAGtgacacacagtgctgctgtggctgaattTATCCAAAATTTACCCAGAATCCTAAAGTGTATTCTTTTAAGCTGCAGAATATAAAATCTCATAGAAACATTTGTTGGTCGGTCCATCACAGGGACGGTCAATATATGATAATGTGCTGTAAGACGATATAGATTTGGCTATGTTCAGACATTTTAGTGCACTCTAAAATGTGGTAACCACCCTTTAATTTCTCTTGGTGTTGTAGGACAGTGTGGGTAATACTGCACATCAATCAGAAGGACTGCTTTATGGAAATATGAGATTTTGTCACTAAGATaagtgaaaaacagacattcaaaTCTGGTTGTTTTATCCATAAACAGTTGCTTTATTTGAGAAAAATTAATATATATACTCAATACATTGAGCTTCATGagcttttattgttattttgtctGTGACGGGTCTGAAAAGTCAAAACCTTCAAAATTTTAAAGCCACTCGAATGACCCTGATGTCTTTATAATTAATGggctaaaacacacagaaccTCCCGGTCAGGTCCTTTAAGTTCACGTCACCTTTCAGCTcgttcactctctctctgtcgtcAGCGCTTTGGCTAATCACATGAGCTTGCTGTagttgaaatgttgtttttcctcattatcactgaagtgttttattgtttcttcCTTTGGCCTCAGACTGTCTGTGTGATTCTCTTTGTAGGTTCATAGCAAAGTCAAGTTGCCAGTGATGCTTAGCAAAGTTACAACTactcagtgtgttttgtgtgtgtgtgtgttgtgattgcTTTAGGTGGGACAGAACTTCATCCCCTCATCCGTCCCCAGTACTTTTGCTCCGTCACCTACGCCAGCACCTCCAGCCGTCAGCAGTGGCCTGAACGACTTGTTTGAGCTTTCCACGGGCATGGCCATCACCACTGGAGGCTACGCTGCCGCAAAAGCAGTGAGTTCACACAGCTTCCGTCTCAGCAAGTGGGCCGGGCTTCCCTTGAATAATGGATGACACATTCAGTCTGCACACCGCTCACAGTGAAGGCGGTACCGCACTGAGAAATGAAGCTTGGTCTAAACAGAAagctttgtgttgtttacaCCCAAGTATAGAAATGCAGTGAGTGAAATGTGGAGtagcagtgtgtttgtctgaggtGTATGTACACTTCTTCATCGACTGAACATGTGGTTTATGCTTACATGCAGAATTGATTACAGTGGCGCTTTTTGACAGGTGTGGCTGCCTGCGGTGAAAGCTAAAGGACTGGAGATCTCTGGCACCTTCTCTCGCCGCCAGGGCCACATGTACATGGACATGACCTTCACCAACAAGGCTCTGCAACACATGACCGACTTCGCTGTCCAGTTCAACAAGAACAGGTCGGTGAGATGACTCACAGGAAAAGTTCAACTACAGCAGAACCCGCCTTCACGCTGAATTATCATCTCTTCAAAACAGTAGAGCTGCTGCATGAGACACCTTTATTGATCTGTGGAAATATGTGCTGGAACAGGAGCAATAAAAACTTGAGAAAGTtctgaaatgctccaaaaacacctttttggaacattccacaggtgaacaggttcattggtaacaggtgagagtatcaggattgggtatgaaaggggcgtcctggaaaggcccAGTCGTTCATAGTGAGGATgcagcgaggttcaccacttttttgaacacatgattggataaaggagattaacacatggactcagagacactttgtagaactgttgtcagtgaacacagctcGTCTGTACATGATTGAATCATGGTTGTCTATCGCAGGTACTGAGTACCACCAATGTgtgatttttggtttgtttgttccCGTCATGTAGTTTCGGAGTGATCCCCACCAGTCCTCTGCCCATTCACACTCCACTGATGCCCAGCCAGAGCATCGAGGTCTCTTTGCCCATCAACACCATCGGGCCAGTCATGAAGATGGACCCACTGAACAACCTGCAGGTACAGAAGCAGTCACTCATAAGACGTTTGAACAGGCACCAAATATTTTACACTTGTTGTCCAATGTCAAACCTCCGTTGTCTTGTGTTTCTCGTTCACAGGTCgctgtgaaaaacaacattgacGTCTTCTACTTCAGCGTACTCATCCCTCTCAATATATTCTTTGTTGAGGATGGAAAAATGGGTATGAGTGTTCTAGCTTTATAAAACAGCCTCACATCTCTCTACACCCTCACTATCACACCATCacatcagcaaaaaaaacaaaacatccacaaCTGTTGACACTGCAATGAAATCCTGTttggaaaaatgtaatttcttttgtttgaaatCCATCTGTCCATATCTCCGTTTTAATGTTTTCAATGGTCTGTACCAACTTGTACAAACTAAATTCACAAATTTAAGATTCAAGTGCCCAATTTTCAAAAAGTTGCTCAAATTCAACCTGCTCGTCTGGAAATCAGGTTGCTGAAACCAACTCAGTCAAATTCAGACTCTGAAATTCAAGATACTAAATTGAGACTTGAACATCAGACCTTccattgtttgtttctgtacGTATCAACCATCCAATAATGTGCTTCCACATCAGaaacgtttgtttgttttcctccctcagAGCGACAGGTGTTCCTGGCTACCTGGAAAGACATCCCCAATGAGAACGAGCTCCAGTACCAGATTAAGGAGTGCCACCTAAATGCAGGTAGGCAAGGTTGGCCTCAGCTGTAAATGatgattatttatttgtatgttaTTGTCTGTGACTGTGCTTGTATTTAATGCTACTGGAGACTCTCTGGGCGTTTTTCTTCTGTGTCAAATTGGTCAAATGAAAGATCGATTAGAACATGATTTTCTTCCTGATGTAGAGCTGAACAGATGCCTTCACTGCTCATTTActtgccagtttttttttccagctgatcTGTTTTAACTCGTTCTGTTCAGAAACATATGATGCTCTAAAGACAGCGAGAGGCAACAAAAAGGAATGGAAAGTTCCTCACTTGCAAAACAGAGACAGTAGATTGATTGAAGCCTCCTGACCTGCCTGAGGAGTCTGCAGGCCTGACACTGAAGACGTGTACGCTCATACCAGTACTGGCCCCAGTATCAGTACTGGACTCCTGAAACCTCCCAGCTGTTCTTCCAGCCACAGCTCAACCTTAcgcctctgtctgttttctttctccacccacatgtctgtctttggatacttcagcttttcttcttcctctgcaccTGAAGGACACGTCcatcttctttgtttttagAAGCTGTACCACTATCATCCTATCATGTTCTTAGCTGGGCCCGGTGTTGTAGATGAGCTGGTCTGAAGGTTGCCAGTCACAGTTTATTAAAGTCTTCATAGAGCTCATTTTCCATCAGTTCCCAGATGGGCCAGTAGTTTGCGTAGCTCAGGTGTCCATTAGGGTTAGTACCTGTCGTCATTACAGCTCCAGTAGTGATTacagccttgtgtgtgtgtttctctttgttcagtGTGGTGTGGTGTTAATGACTTAATCTGGATTTGGTCTTTCAGACACAGTATCAGGGAAGCTGCAGAATAACAACATCTACACCATTGCCAAGAGAAACGTAGAAGGCCAGGACATGCTCTACCAGTCCCTCAAGCTAACCAACGGCATCTGGATCTTGGCTGAGCTCCGCATTCAACCCGGCAACCCCAACTACACGGTAGAGTTCTCAACGGTCTGAAAGCAGCTTTTAGGgttgtgctgtcagtgtgtttatttaaGACCTTTAGAAGATGTCAGCAAATAGAATTTAAGACCTAAAGAGGGTAAGAACATGGTAACCACTACTCATCAGCTGTTTGCCTGTAATAATTGTACCCTGAGCAGTAGATAATCATCCAAAACCAGTTTTGTTTGAGAATCCGTCCTCCTGTAACGTCTCGTCCTCTTTAAGCAGCACCTTTCAGATTGTGTGGTTAAAGTCTCCGTCTTCTCCGTCTTCTCCGTCCCCACAGCTGTCCCTCAAATGTCGGGCCCCTGAGGTTTCTCAGTACGTCTACCAGATGTACGACTCCGTGCTGAAGAACTGACCGGCTCGAACGCTCGCCAACGCTGCTTCATCCTGACAACATACAGCagtgttttatcattttctgCCGCCTGCAGCTGCCAAAACAAGGGAATCCTAACAGTAACTGATGGACATGAAATCATTTGGAATACGAGGCGTATTGTTCCTCTGAGAGATCGATGAGGTAATTGTCAGTTAATATCAGAGTATTGTGGGTGATCACCACACTGTAGTTCTGTGATTTGTACTGAagtgaaacagcacaaacactgttgatgtttcctttattttggcAGTTGAAACGTTGTTCATTCCTCTTATTAACGCTCCATTTTTGATTTTTACCTGCCAGTGAGAACATGTCACCATTCCATCCTTAACTTAGTGTCTTCATGTTGTAAAG
Above is a window of Chaetodon auriga isolate fChaAug3 chromosome 15, fChaAug3.hap1, whole genome shotgun sequence DNA encoding:
- the ap2b1 gene encoding AP-2 complex subunit beta isoform X1; this encodes MTDSKYFTTNKKGEIFELKAELNNEKKEKRKEAVKKVIAAMTVGKDVSSLFPDVVNCMQTDNLELKKLVYLYLMNYAKSQPDMAIMAVNSFVKDCEDPNPLIRALAVRTMGCIRVDKITEYLCEPLRKCLKDEDPYVRKTAAVCVAKLHDINAQMVEDQGFLDSLRDLIADSNPMVVANAVAALSEISESHPNSNLLDLNPQNINKLLTALNECTEWGQIFILDCLSNYNPKDEREAQSICERVTPRLSHANSAVVLSAVKVLMKFLELLPKDSDYYNTLLKKLSPPLVTLLSGEPEVQYVALRNINLIVQKRPEILKQEIKVFFVKYNDPIYVKLEKLDIMIRLASQANIAQVLAELKEYATEVDVDFVRKAVRAIGRCAIKVEQSAERCVSTLLDLIQTKVNYVVQEAIVVIRDIFRKYPNKYESIIATLCENLDSLDEPDARAAMIWIVGEYAERIDNADELLESFLEGFHDESTQVQLTLLTAIVKLFLKKPSETQELVQQVLSLATQDSDNPDLRDRGYIYWRLLSTDPVTAKEVVLSEKPLISEETDLIEPTLLDELICHIGSLASVYHKPPSAFVEGSHGIHRKHLPVQHSSIDTGESPVSGGPAAAMDQPHVIPSQGDLLGDLLNLDLGPPVNVPQVSSMQMGAVDLLGGGLDSLLGGDLGGGVGGSPAVGQNFIPSSVPSTFAPSPTPAPPAVSSGLNDLFELSTGMAITTGGYAAAKAVWLPAVKAKGLEISGTFSRRQGHMYMDMTFTNKALQHMTDFAVQFNKNSFGVIPTSPLPIHTPLMPSQSIEVSLPINTIGPVMKMDPLNNLQVAVKNNIDVFYFSVLIPLNIFFVEDGKMERQVFLATWKDIPNENELQYQIKECHLNADTVSGKLQNNNIYTIAKRNVEGQDMLYQSLKLTNGIWILAELRIQPGNPNYTLSLKCRAPEVSQYVYQMYDSVLKN
- the ap2b1 gene encoding AP-2 complex subunit beta isoform X2; this encodes MTDSKYFTTNKKGEIFELKAELNNEKKEKRKEAVKKVIAAMTVGKDVSSLFPDVVNCMQTDNLELKKLVYLYLMNYAKSQPDMAIMAVNSFVKDCEDPNPLIRALAVRTMGCIRVDKITEYLCEPLRKCLKDEDPYVRKTAAVCVAKLHDINAQMVEDQGFLDSLRDLIADSNPMVVANAVAALSEISESHPNSNLLDLNPQNINKLLTALNECTEWGQIFILDCLSNYNPKDEREAQSICERVTPRLSHANSAVVLSAVKVLMKFLELLPKDSDYYNTLLKKLSPPLVTLLSGEPEVQYVALRNINLIVQKRPEILKQEIKVFFVKYNDPIYVKLEKLDIMIRLASQANIAQVLAELKEYATEVDVDFVRKAVRAIGRCAIKVEQSAERCVSTLLDLIQTKVNYVVQEAIVVIRDIFRKYPNKYESIIATLCENLDSLDEPDARAAMIWIVGEYAERIDNADELLESFLEGFHDESTQVQLTLLTAIVKLFLKKPSETQELVQQVLSLATQDSDNPDLRDRGYIYWRLLSTDPVTAKEVVLSEKPLISEETDLIEPTLLDELICHIGSLASVYHKPPSAFVEGSHGIHRKHLPVQHSSIDTGESPVSGGPAAAMDQPHVIPSQGDLLGDLLNLDLGPPVNVPQVSSMQMGAVDLLGGGLDSLVGQNFIPSSVPSTFAPSPTPAPPAVSSGLNDLFELSTGMAITTGGYAAAKAVWLPAVKAKGLEISGTFSRRQGHMYMDMTFTNKALQHMTDFAVQFNKNSFGVIPTSPLPIHTPLMPSQSIEVSLPINTIGPVMKMDPLNNLQVAVKNNIDVFYFSVLIPLNIFFVEDGKMERQVFLATWKDIPNENELQYQIKECHLNADTVSGKLQNNNIYTIAKRNVEGQDMLYQSLKLTNGIWILAELRIQPGNPNYTLSLKCRAPEVSQYVYQMYDSVLKN